In the Pan paniscus chromosome 19, NHGRI_mPanPan1-v2.0_pri, whole genome shotgun sequence genome, AGGCATATACATGATCAATTAACTGAGCAGAATTCTAGCTAGGTTAAGTAAGGGGGAAAAATACTTCATTTGAAATATTTACCATTTAGAACCCAGTCACGCTCTTGTTGACTCTTGTCACCATGGATACCCATGGCAGGCCACCTAAGTTAAAAGACAAGTTGTGTTATTAAACTCACATTGAAAACCTCAGACTCCAGTGCTTGACTACTTTTGGTCACAGATCTCTTTAATTTCGCCAGAAATGAAAGAGAGTTAAATTCACTATCAGATATGAAAAAAATCCACTGCTCGTGATCCAAGTTTGCCCTTTCCTAAGCTGTTTTAATCAATCTGCTTCAATGGAGGAGCTCACACATACCCATCTCTCCTCATTTTTCTGGTAAGCTCATCACATCTTCTTTTGGTTTCCACAAAAACAATGGTTTTATTCTCCTTCTCACTCATGATCTCTTCCATTAGACGAATAAGTCTAATaataggagagagaaaggaaaaatcctGAATTTTAAAAGACCATTGCTAGGGCCACACATTTATGGTCAGCAAAACATTAAGTTCGATTTACATGGCTGGAAGTCAAAGAGGAAACGCCTGCTAATCCACTTATCGAGCAGTTCGACCCTTGGTCCTTAAGTCAACCAGGGGACACATGAATTCCTTCTATAGGAAAGCTGTAAATGGTGACAGCCATTATTTGAAGGATTCAAGAAATTTTCAGGATTAGTAGGCTAACTAAATGAAATCACACCAACTGAAATAACCTAAAACAACTCACCAAACAATGATCCCTCAATTTTACAGCAAAGTTGTTAGGAAGCAAATATAACAGAGTTAATAAAACTTACTTTTCATCCTTTTCTACGTCATGACACACATCCACAATCTGAAGAATGTTGTGGTTTGCACTCAGTTCAAGTGCACCAATGTTTATATGAATATAGTCTTTCAGGAAATCTTCAGCAAGCTGTCTTACTTCTTTTGGCCAAGTCGCACTCCACATTAGAGTTTGCCTATCAGGCTAATGGATTTTGGGGGGAAAAATTAGTATCAGACTCTTAAGAGTGAAAACAGAATTCAGTTTGATCACATATTTCAAAGGACACTTACTCTTATTTGATCCACAATCTTCCTTATTTGGGGTTCAAAGCCCATATCAAGCATTCTATCTGCTTCATCAAGGACAAGGTAGGTTGTTCTTCTCAGATTGGTTTTTCCACACTCTAAAAAGTCAATCAGTCTTCCAGGTGTTGCAATACAGATTTCCACACCTTTAATTAAATACGTAAGTGTAACTACAATACCTAGGATATTTAGCACCAATGACAAATAAAACACTTTTCATTACATACCTCTCTCCAAATCACGTATTTGTGGTCCCTTAGGAGCACCACCGTAGATACAAGTAGACTTCAAGCGACATGCTCTACAATATTCAGCAGCTACTTGCTGCACCTGTTGGGCCAGTTCCCGAGTTGGTGCCAGCACCAAACACtaaggaaagagaaacagcttTCAGCACAAACCTGGATACTAGTTTTAAACTGCTAACTTATTAGTTATACTAGCAGATCCTTTCTTCATGTGTTGTCCAATACCCAAAACAGCTCCAGCTGAATAGGGTGAGCTAACCTCTATATAAAACCACCACAAATGATTACATCTTTAGCTATGTAGTCTAAAATCTATACATTATGCttctaataaaaagttaaaaatatatacttacaatAGGCCCATCACCTCTCTCTAGGAATGGCTGATGGTTGATATGGACAATGGCAGGAAGCAAATACTATTTAGGGTGAAGGTGGGGACAAACAGAAATCACATTAAAATACTcgtttttaaattactattacaTTTTCTTGCATATATCAAATCAACTCAAGAGTTCTCCCAAACTTACAGACAATGTTTTCCCAGATCCAGTCTGTGCCACTCCAACCATATCCAATCCACTTAGAGCAACTGGCCATCCCTGAGCTTGAATAGCAGTGGGTTCAGTGAAATTCTGTCTTGCAATAACATCCATGACATTTGCTATAATTAGTGACAGATATTTAGTAAAAATTAGTGATGCCAAAAAAAAGGGGGTAGGTGGAAACAAAAACACAGGAGTAGGTAGAACTGAAAAGTAGCACTTACCAGGGAAATTGGCTTCATAAAAATTTAGAACTGGCTTCGGGCAGTTGTGACCTCTAACTGTAATTTCCTTGCTTCTTCTATATGTTTCCACCTCTTGCTGCAAAACAAATTATAACAGTCTTAAAATTCATGACAACCACCCCTAGCTAAATACGTAATTGATAAGCCCCTAACTTCATAATTTAGTAACTAGTTTAAAGCAGCCTTCATTTTAATCTGGACCCACCTATGAACACcctattatgaaaaaaaaaatttgttatacTCAACCTaatttaagtaaaacaaaatcCCAAAGCCACCTGTATCCAAAAGTGAGTCACACCTTTCCCAATTATGAAGTCAGAACATGTAACTCTACCAAAATTGAGTTATTTGCAAAACACCTGTCAGAATTTCATTTACTAGAATCCATGATCGAGTTACAGCCTGATGAAGCCACATGAATTTACTCACTGCTGTGCGCCTAGCCAAATCAGGGTGCTCTTGATAAAAATTCTTCTCAAATTTAGGCAGCTCATCAAGATTCCACTTCTTTTTAACTAATTTCTCCCCAGGGTTTCCAAACTTCTTTCCAGATAAGGGCCCTGCCCTACTTCCTCCAAATCGAGGTGCACCAAacctggaatgaaaaaaaaaacgtTATTCACATTTTCAAATGGCTATACCTAGGTTTCTGTATAGATTTGTCATCCATTGGCACAAGCTAAAGACCACTGAAAACAGACTTCGAGAGGTAAACCTAGCACTGTCCTTCGTgaaaatctgtctctctctcaacaGCCACAGTTAACATTTCCCGTAGTCCCAAGTACACATTACTTAGGTCATGTAAACAGCCTGGGATTTATCATGTCGGAAGCCGGGGATTTATCATGTCGGAAACTTGTCACCCACATGCCAGAATTTGGGATTCTGGCACACACCACTTCTTGTGGTTACTGTAATCTTCCCCACCAGTCTAGCAATTCACTATCAGGAATAACAAGGCTACATGAACCGAAGAGCATCACGACGATGTTACTCATATCGCCGTTTTGGAGCCAAACAGCTTTAGTGGTAAGAACCTAAACAGTACAGTCAGCGATAACAGAACAAGGGTTTTCTCAGAAACACTTCTGCTAGCAAACCGAGCTGGGGGGACGCCGCGATAGAGCTCCGGATCAACGAATCAAAATTATATAacgcaggaaaaaagaaaaggaggagccGGCGACTACCGGGGGAGGAGTCCCGGCCCGGGCGGAGCCGGCCGGGCGGCGTTCCCGCTGGGGCGGCGCTTCCCCCTTTGTCTCGCATTTCTCTCTGCGCCACATTTTCTCGACGCTGCCATTTTGAGCTCCTCCGCCGGGCGGGGTAACAAAGGCGCCGCCGCCATGTCCGAGGCCGGCATTTTGTACTCGCGACTCAGCCACATGGCTGATGCCGGCCGCCCTCCTACCCCAACAGCACCAGGGCTTTGGAAGTGGTCCCCTCGCTCCTACAGAATGCCCGGCCACCCCAAAAACACCTCCCGAAAGGCCGCACCTAACAGATGTTCCTTCGTCTGCCTCGAAGCGTCCCGCTTTCATCCGCACAATACGCTTCCTCTGAATTCCCTCAACAGCTACCAAATGGGAGCCGCCCCGACGGCTCCCCGATCCCCACACAAAAAGCAAGCTTGAAGACACTACACCGTCAAATCTCTTCCAATCACTGTTACGTGAATATCAAAATGGCGCAAGCCTTCGGAAAGGAGGTCCCAAGATAGCCCGGAAAGGCCGAGTCCAAGCCGCAAAGCCCCCGCCGGCCGCCACCCTGACCCGCCCTCCCATCCCCCCACCCGCCAGGCCTGACAGCTCGGCTCCCAAACTCACCCTCGGTCCCGGCCGCGGTCTCGGTCACTCGAATAACCCGACATGGCGTCAATGGTTGCGGTTGGCGGGGAACGAAGTATATAGAAAAGCGTGCGACGAGTCGCTGGAAATGGCCTCGATGACGGCGAAGCCTTGCGGGGGCGGCAGCGGAGAAAGGACAGCGATGACACCAGCCGAAGCTGCACTACTAGAGACCGGTAGAAATGAATGAGGTGCCGGCCGCTTTCCGGCAGCCGCTTTTATAGTCTGGACCGCCTCCTACGCCGCAGGGAACGCTGGGAGCCGCTCTATGACCTAATCGCCCCGCCCCTCGCGCATAGGCCGCAACGCCCGCCGGCGTTCCAGGATCGCCGCGCTTTCACCCCTCCCCGCGCCACTCTCTCAGGTCAGGGCCCACCCACCATTGGAATGCCTCATTCTGCACTCTCTTGACCTCACCTTCTTCTGGTTTTTCCACACCTCAAGCAAGCCACCCCGCCCTTTCCCAAGCCCAGCCCCGCCCACCCTCGCCACTCGGAGATGTTTACGTCTCCAAAGAGCCCTCACGCCTGTAACCAAAAGAGGGGGAAGGCGGTGCCTGGCGTTGTCACGTGACTGTACCACCCCGGACCACCGAGAGAGCGGGCCGCACTACTTCCCCGTTGACGTCGGCGGAGGGATACAAAACGAAATAGCCCACCGGAAGTGCGCTGCTCGCACCCCGGGACCCGCCCGGGCTGCCGGCTGATGTGGACCGTCCGACCCGCGTGTCTGATAATCCTCTGACGGGTTTTGGTCGGCGGAGAATGGTCTCTAAACTTCCCAAACCGCCCCCGTTTCACGCGCTGTGAAAGGAAGTGCTCCTCTGATGACCAATCAGCGGCGAGAAGCTCTTTTAACGTCCGTTCCTCTTTCACGCCTCCTTCCCCGCGCTTTGGTTCGTGCGCCCGCGCCCCAGCGTCGGGTCTGCGTGGATCGGCCCTTCCAGGACACCGTCGCCTTCCCGGCCGCGTCGGAGTCCGGCGGCGACCTGCCTCTGAAACATGGCCGGCTCGGATGCTGGTGAGTGTCTCCCTGGGGTCCCAGTATGTGTGGACTGAAACCGTCCACCTCCAGGGAGGCCTCGGGCTAGCCCGGACTGGGTCTGGGCTGTCGGCGGGGCTCGTGACCTTCAGACGCCGCGTCGCGCTGGCGGGTTCCCTGGATAGGGTCTCTCAGCTTCACCACCTCTTCGCTTCGAGGCCGTGGAACAGCAGTATGCTGTGGGAGAGAGAGGGGCACTGGGGCGAGGCCGGTAGGACACTTGGGTCCTGGCTGTAAAAAGAGCGGTCAGAAGGGTCGTCCCcggatttgtctttctgtggggCGTCTAGCCGCTGTCCGTGTGCCCTCCGCCCTTGCACTATGGGCCCTGAGGTCGTACCTGCTTTTGTATTGGTCTTTAAAGGAACAGCATTCTTAAGATTTATTATGCCCCTGCAGAATAGTAGAATATGCCCCTGCAGAATAGTAGAATATACCCCTGTAGAATAGTTGTGCTTTTTTCTCTTCAGTGCCCTCTAGAGTCATGGGCTTTGTCTAGCACCGCTTTTGAAGAGCGAATTAATTTGGTTGTCTAGGACGCTTTCATCCTTTTCACAAGGACTGCGTACAAACCAGTTGTCATGGTTTGGCCAGCTGTGAGAAGTGGGCGTGGGGAGGGGGATTATGTGCATGGAAAATACACTCTCATTCGTTTCCAGAACGTTACGTGTCCAGAACATAGTGGAGATGTTTGTTTCTAATGCCGATTGAAAGTGCTTTCCTACCAATCCCCAGGCATTTCAAAGAACAAGTATTTTAAGCTTTCTAAGTTACTTTTGATACAGAAACCGTTAAACTTTGCAAATCCCAGCAATATCTAGGGGAGAGGAGAATGTGGTACGCAGGAAACGTCAACAGTATTGATAATTCTGAGCTTCATGTACTtcccatattttctttcatatagatcgatataataaaaaagaaaaactaacaaatgcATTACCGTTGATGTTGTCATTATACCAGTTCTTAACAGCCTAAGTTTAATCACCACTTTTTCCGGCACCAGAGAAATCCTGACTTGCACAAGATAATTGGGTAAACACAAGACCAATACTATTGCGAGTGCGAAGCAACCTCCATTAATGAGTTTCTGGTAACCTCGGATTATCATTAAACTGTTGTTTATGACATAATATTCCTGTTTacttgtaaatatgttttaaCTAAAAACACCCATGTAAGGCTTATATAAGTAAGATTTTAGGCTGCAACGGTAACAATTGAATTTGCAGTATAGTTTTGACTATATAGAAATTACAGCACTCTGGAAATCATCCCAAGAAATtaaatacatctttttaaaaaccatgcCTAAAGGGTCTTTGAAATTCTCTAACAATCAAATTCCTTATCTTCTGCAAAGTTCAGTGTCTGTTTTTGTTGGGGGGGAGGttgttggattttttaaatgtgtgtgtgatttttttctggtGATTTTTAAGACTGATCTTTCCCCCTTTTTCCCAACAGAGTGGGTAACCATTGCCAATAACCTTCTTTTTAAGTGTCATATACATCTGAGAATACATGAACTTCAAGACTGTGATGCTAATGTTTTTATTGCTCTTTATCAGTCTATTTTGGGAGAAAAGGTACCAGGTAAGAATACTAAAAGCAGGAGTAATTTTGCCTATATCTTAGGCCAAAAGTTTTTAGTCCTTTAGTTAGATTCtttgatatttataaaatttcattttctctttgcttgtatCTTTTTTAATATTGCATATTAAATTCTATATtaatatacaatattaaaataaatattgtatattgtatttaatatcacatattgtataattataATATTGTATTCCTTAAGGAATACCCTGTGGAACCCACTCATAATAATGGCCTTGAGCAGATCAGTTTGAGGGCTCCTGATAATCACGGCTTAACCTAATCATGGCTAATGCCTTGTGAAAGTTGCATCTTTTCTGTAAATGTACCTTCAAAAGTTGTAAAATTGAGTGGAGCTTGGGAATTTATTGGATCCTGTTACTTAACCAGTGCTAGGGATAAGAATTGATGTTTGTAGATGATGAACCTCATTTACCAAGACAGTTAATAAGCGCATATGTCCTTTCATCTTGCTCACCATCTCACTATGTTCAAGACCAGGGTGGTACCAACtcggcttaagtgatcctcccgtctacctcccaaagtgataggattacaggcatgagccaccatgtccagcctgtgCTGACCTTTTAAATCTTTATACCAATAATTCTAGTTGGCTATTCAAAAGGACAtataagggccaggcacggtggctcacacctgtaatcccattacctTGGGAGGCTCATCacttgaggcaggtggatcacctgaggccaggagttcaataccagcctggccaatacggcaaaatgccatctctgctaaaaatacaaaaattagcctggcatagtggtgcatgcctataaacccagctacttgggaggctgaggcaagagaattgcttgagccggggaagtggaggttgtagtgagccaagatcacgccactgcattccagcctgggcgatagagtgagaccctgtctcaataaataataaataaacatacatatgtgtatatataagaaCGCTCCTTGAATGcctgctgtgtttttttttttcgtagaaaGTAGCCCATAGTTATGGGTTGAAGTATCATGTCTTGGCTCCCTTATTAGACTATTAGCTGTCTTTGAATTTAGGGACCACTTTATCTTCCTTAACATGGTGCTTCTTGTAAAGCATGTTcatgtttatctatctatctatctatctatctatctatctatatatatatggtgtaataAATATTCAACCGTATTCAACCAGTCCAATATTGATAAATCGGTTCAATCAATAAATACTCAACCAGTAAAGATTCTGCTGTGTAGAGTTCAGGGTTTATTAACTTTATCTGTACTTTACAGCATGTTCTGTTTGGGCAGAGCCTTTATAGCAGTTGAGCATATTCAGTAGCCTAGTCAGAGACAATGAGATGAAAACTTGGCCTCTCATGGATAcaaaattatgtgattttttccCCCCCAGACCTCATAGTTATTCCTAGGAGTCAAGAAGATGATGCACACAATGTACAAGCAGTAATTGATTCACTGGCCTTGGACTACTTGCAGGTCAGCTTGTCTCACATAACAGGTTGGTATATGTATAACTATCACATAATTATGcattttagtaaaaataattgTTAGAACTGTAGACATTGTTTACTTAACCAAATGAGTGAGCTTATGGAGTAGACCAAATTGTAAGACTGAGCTAAGACAATCAACTGATAGAGGTCAGGTCCATACATGAGAACTTTTCCAGGAGAGCTGAACATTGATTTTGCAATTGATCTGGATCTGAAACGTAAATATCCTAGCTGGTAATTTgaggtgtgttttttgtttttatgttatgctgttttatttatttttattttttgattcagagtctcactctgttgcccaggctggagtgcagtggcgcaatcacagctcactgcagcctcaacctcccaagctcaggtgatcctctcacctcagcctcc is a window encoding:
- the DDX5 gene encoding probable ATP-dependent RNA helicase DDX5 isoform X1; the encoded protein is MSGYSSDRDRGRDRGFGAPRFGGSRAGPLSGKKFGNPGEKLVKKKWNLDELPKFEKNFYQEHPDLARRTAQEVETYRRSKEITVRGHNCPKPVLNFYEANFPANVMDVIARQNFTEPTAIQAQGWPVALSGLDMVGVAQTGSGKTLSYLLPAIVHINHQPFLERGDGPICLVLAPTRELAQQVQQVAAEYCRACRLKSTCIYGGAPKGPQIRDLERGVEICIATPGRLIDFLECGKTNLRRTTYLVLDEADRMLDMGFEPQIRKIVDQIRPDRQTLMWSATWPKEVRQLAEDFLKDYIHINIGALELSANHNILQIVDVCHDVEKDEKLIRLMEEIMSEKENKTIVFVETKRRCDELTRKMRRDGWPAMGIHGDKSQQERDWVLNEFKHGKAPILIATDVASRGLDVEDVKFVINYDYPNSSEDYIHRIGRTARSTKTGTAYTFFTPNNIKQVSDLISVLREANQAINPKLLQLVEDRGSGRSRGRGGMKDDRRDRYSAGKRGGFNTFRDRENYDRGYSSLLKRDFGAKTQNGVYSAANYTNGSFGSNFVSAGIQTSFRTGNPTGTYQNGYDSTQQYGSNVPNMHNGMNQQAYAYPATAAAPMIGYPMPTGYSQ
- the DDX5 gene encoding probable ATP-dependent RNA helicase DDX5 isoform X2: MSGYSSDRDRGRDRGFGAPRFGGSRAGPLSGKKFGNPGEKLVKKKWNLDELPKFEKNFYQEHPDLARRTAQEVETYRRSKEITVRGHNCPKPVLNFYEANFPANVMDVIARQNFTEPTAIQAQGWPVALSGLDMVGVAQTGSGKTLSYLLPAIVHINHQPFLERGDGPICLVLAPTRELAQQVQQVAAEYCRACRLKSTCIYGGAPKGPQIRDLERGVEICIATPGRLIDFLECGKTNLRRTTYLVLDEADRMLDMGFEPQIRKIVDQIRPDRQTLMWSATWPKEVRQLAEDFLKDYIHINIGALELSANHNILQIVDVCHDVEKDEKLIRLMEEIMSEKENKTIVFVETKRRCDELTRKMRRDGWPAMGIHGDKSQQERDWVLNEFKHGKAPILIATDVASRGLARTFLGIQLSNFLFLVWLLWCAKLRTLLFCHTATPYRCGRCEICHQL